The following is a genomic window from Devosia neptuniae.
GCAAGATGCAAGCCTGGGCCGCTGCGGATTCGTCGTTACTGGATCGGCCTGAGTTGCTTCAGCAGCGCTGCATGCAGCGCTTCATTGCCGGCCACGACCTGGCCATTCCAGACCGAGCCGGGGCTGCCGGCAAAGTCGGAAATGGTTCCGCCGGCTTCCTTGACCATCAGCAGACCCGGCGCCACGTCCCAGGGCGCGAGCCCGGCTTCCCAGACCGCGTCATAGCGGCCGGCCGCCAGCCAGGCCAGGTCCATGGAAATCGAGCCGGAGCGGCGGATGCCGGCCACGGCGGGATTGATGGCGGCCAGCTGGCGCAGCTGTAGGCTGTCATTGGCCGTGCCCTGGGTCTTGATACCAGTGCAGACCACGGCATCGGCCAGATGACGGCGGCCGCCAATGCGCAGGCGGCGACGATCGTTGACCCAGGTGCCGCCGCCCTTTTCGGCGGTATAGAGCTCGTCGAGCACGGGATTATAGATCACCGAAGCCACGATCTCATTGGCGCGCTCAAGGGCGATGGCAACGGCAAAGAGCGGGATCGAGTGCAGGAAATTGGTGGTGCCATCGAGCGGGTCGATGATCCAGCGATGCTGGCCATCGGTGCCGGTGACTTCCCCGCCTTCTTCCATCAGGAAGGCATAGGTGGGGCGGGCCTTTTTGAGTTCGTCGAACACGATCTGCTCGGCTCGCAGATCGGCCTTGGAGACGAAATCGGCCGGTCCCT
Proteins encoded in this region:
- a CDS encoding inositol monophosphatase family protein, with translation MARSAILNVMVSAAIKAGRSLTKDFAEVENLQVSRKGPADFVSKADLRAEQIVFDELKKARPTYAFLMEEGGEVTGTDGQHRWIIDPLDGTTNFLHSIPLFAVAIALERANEIVASVIYNPVLDELYTAEKGGGTWVNDRRRLRIGGRRHLADAVVCTGIKTQGTANDSLQLRQLAAINPAVAGIRRSGSISMDLAWLAAGRYDAVWEAGLAPWDVAPGLLMVKEAGGTISDFAGSPGSVWNGQVVAGNEALHAALLKQLRPIQ